The Branchiostoma floridae strain S238N-H82 chromosome 8, Bfl_VNyyK, whole genome shotgun sequence genome has a segment encoding these proteins:
- the LOC118421505 gene encoding transmembrane protein 203-like → MLFSLKEIIQWIGLSAFELWLHVVSLLVFSILLALKLEGVLSTTWWTVFIPLFASDGLHAYFSSIVFLRLNLEGDLRTAGIRTAWSAVVLVLPFAFKMLLCQKLEDQNNLTFAMIMSPVFILLQVLMIRACQVGN, encoded by the exons ATGCTGTTCTCACTGAAGGAAATCATCCAGTGGATCGGTCTCTCCGCCTTCGAGCTGTGGCTCCACGTCGTCTCCCTCCTGGTCTTCAGCATCCTCCTCGCCTTAAAG CTGGAGGGCGTACTCTCAACCACCTGGTGGACTGTGTTCATCCCGCTGTTCGCCAGCGACGGTCTCCACGCCTACTTCTCCTCTATTGTTTTCCTGAGACTGAACCTCGAGGGCGACCTGAGAACGGCCGGGATCCGGACGGCTTGGAGTGCGGTCGTCTTGGTCCTTCCGTTCGCCTTCAAGATGCTGCTGTGTCAGAAACTTGAAGACCAGAACAATCTTACGTTCGCTATGATCATGTCACCTGTATTCATTCTCCTTCAGGTGTTGATGATTAGAGCGTGCCAAGTGGGCAACTGA
- the LOC118421502 gene encoding NADPH-dependent diflavin oxidoreductase 1-like isoform X1, protein MAEVISQREQRNLFLTSSVPMESRQLTVLYGSQTGTAQDVAERVAREAKRRHFSTKVLAMDQYPIASLIHEAMVIFVCSTTGQGDEPDNMKVFWKFLLRKNLPSNSLCQLNFAVLGLGDSSYQKFNFVAKKLQKRLLQLGGNPLHTLGLADDQHDLGPDAVVDPWLNSLWNKVLSLYPLPPDKAIISEHILPPPRYKVKFVDGDQDSINGLHVPTDSNITGPSQNNPFYARLVSNDRITADDHWQDVRLIKLDVSGSGLSHAAGDVVMIQPPNLPDEVQTFIQLLKLNPQDRVILQQNDPDVQLPPSLPQPCTIQHLVEQYWDIHAVPRRWFFTLLSYFADDEMEKEKFQEFSTAEGQEELYSYCNRPRRTTLEVLQDFPHVINTIPVDYLFDLIPPIQPRAFSIASSLKAHPNEVHVLMAVVQYRTKMVTPRRGLCSTWLSSLNPQKDDVRVPMWVRRGTISFPKTPATPVIMVGPGTGLAPFRGFIQERTTLGIGGNVLFFGCRNKDKDFFCASEWQPLVEKGFLSLYTAFSRDQEEKVYVQQRIKENGAVIWDLIHNQEAWIFVAGNAKQMPTDVQSALQSVLMDHGNMGETEADRYIHSLEHRRRYQVEAWS, encoded by the exons ATGGCGGAAGTGATTTCTCAGAGAGAGCAAAG GAATCTATTTTTGACCTCATCCGTCCCGATGGAATCCCGCCAGCTGACGGTCCTATACGGCAGTCAGACCGGAACAGCGCAGGATGTGGCAGAGCGCGTGGCGCGGGAGGCCAAGAGGCGCCACTTCTCTACCAAAGTACTCGCCATGGACCAGTACCCTATT GCCTCTCTTATCCATGAAGCAATGGTTATATTTGTGTGTTCTACAACTGGACAAGGTGATGAGCCAGACAATATGAAG GTGTTTTGGAAGTTTTTGCTGAGGAAGAATCTCCCCTCCAACTCCTTATGTCAGCTGAACTTTGCTGTTCTGGGTCTGGGGGACTCCTCCTATCAAAA GTTCAATTTCGTGGCCAAGAAACTGCAGAAGAGACTACTGCAGCTGGGTGGAAACCCCCTTCACACCCTCGGGTTGGCTGATGACCAACATGATCTGGG ACCAGACGCAGTAGTTGACCCATGGCTGAACTCCCTGTGGAACAAGGTACTGAGTCTGTACCCACTACCTCCTGACAAGGCCATCATCAGTGAACACATCTT GCCTCCTCCAAGATACAAAGTAAAGTTTGTAGATGGAGACCAGGATAGCATCAAtggactacatgtacctacagacAGTAACATCACCGGGCCTTCACAGAATAACCCGTTCTACGCCAGACTGGTGTCCAATGATAGGATCACAGCAGACGACCACTGGCAGGACGTACGACTGATCAAGTTGGATGTGTCTGGATCTGGGCTCAG CCATGCAGCAGGTGATGTAGTGATGATCCAGCCTCCTAACCTGCCTGATGAGGTGCAGACATTCATCCAGCTTCTCAAACTCAACCCTCAGGACAGGGtaatactgcagcagaatgaCCCAG ATGTgcagctgcccccctccctcccccagCCCTGTACCATACAGCACCTAGTGGAACAGTACTGGGACATCCATGCTGTACCCAGGAGATGGTTCTTCACTCTTCTCTCTTACTTTGCTGACGATGAAATGGAGAAAGAGAAATTTCAAGAATTCAGCACTGCTGAAGGCCAG GAGGAGCTGTACTCTTACTGTAACCGTCCCAGGAGAACTACCCTAGAGGTGCTGCAGGACTTTCCTCATGTCATCAACACCATCCCTGTGGACTATCTGTTTGACCTGATCCCACCCATCCAGCCTAGGGCTTTCTCCATAGCTTCATCTCTGAAG GCCCATCCCAATGAAGTGCATGTATTAATGGCTGTGGTGCAGTACCGGACCAAGATGGTTACACCACGTAGGGGGCTCTGCTCAACATGGCTGTCCTCTCTCAACCCTCAGAAag ATGATGTCAGGGTTCCTATGTGGGTCAGGAGGGGCACTATCTCCTTCCCAAAGACACCTGCCACCCCCGTCATCATGGTAGGACCCGGCACAGGGCTGGCACCTTTCAGAGGGTTCATACAGGAACGTACCACTCTTGGGATTGGAG gaaatgttttattcttTGGATGTCGGAACAAGGACAAAGACTTCTTCTGTGCGTCAGAATGGCAGCCACTCGTGGAGAAAGgctttctttctttgtacacTGCATTTTCAAGGGATCAG GAGGAGAAAGTTTATGTTCAGCAGAGAATAAAAGAGAATGGAGCTGTGATCTGGGACCTCATTCATAACCAAGAAGCTTGGATCTTCGTTGCAGG GAATGCCAAACAGATGCCCACTGATGTACAAAGTGCCCTGCAGTCAGTCCTGATGGACCATGGGAACATGGGAGAGACAGAGGCAGACAGATATATCCACTCACTGGAACACAGGCGACGATACCAAGTAGAAGCATGGTCATAA
- the LOC118421502 gene encoding NADPH-dependent diflavin oxidoreductase 1-like isoform X2, giving the protein MESRQLTVLYGSQTGTAQDVAERVAREAKRRHFSTKVLAMDQYPIASLIHEAMVIFVCSTTGQGDEPDNMKVFWKFLLRKNLPSNSLCQLNFAVLGLGDSSYQKFNFVAKKLQKRLLQLGGNPLHTLGLADDQHDLGPDAVVDPWLNSLWNKVLSLYPLPPDKAIISEHILPPPRYKVKFVDGDQDSINGLHVPTDSNITGPSQNNPFYARLVSNDRITADDHWQDVRLIKLDVSGSGLSHAAGDVVMIQPPNLPDEVQTFIQLLKLNPQDRVILQQNDPDVQLPPSLPQPCTIQHLVEQYWDIHAVPRRWFFTLLSYFADDEMEKEKFQEFSTAEGQEELYSYCNRPRRTTLEVLQDFPHVINTIPVDYLFDLIPPIQPRAFSIASSLKAHPNEVHVLMAVVQYRTKMVTPRRGLCSTWLSSLNPQKDDVRVPMWVRRGTISFPKTPATPVIMVGPGTGLAPFRGFIQERTTLGIGGNVLFFGCRNKDKDFFCASEWQPLVEKGFLSLYTAFSRDQEEKVYVQQRIKENGAVIWDLIHNQEAWIFVAGNAKQMPTDVQSALQSVLMDHGNMGETEADRYIHSLEHRRRYQVEAWS; this is encoded by the exons ATGGAATCCCGCCAGCTGACGGTCCTATACGGCAGTCAGACCGGAACAGCGCAGGATGTGGCAGAGCGCGTGGCGCGGGAGGCCAAGAGGCGCCACTTCTCTACCAAAGTACTCGCCATGGACCAGTACCCTATT GCCTCTCTTATCCATGAAGCAATGGTTATATTTGTGTGTTCTACAACTGGACAAGGTGATGAGCCAGACAATATGAAG GTGTTTTGGAAGTTTTTGCTGAGGAAGAATCTCCCCTCCAACTCCTTATGTCAGCTGAACTTTGCTGTTCTGGGTCTGGGGGACTCCTCCTATCAAAA GTTCAATTTCGTGGCCAAGAAACTGCAGAAGAGACTACTGCAGCTGGGTGGAAACCCCCTTCACACCCTCGGGTTGGCTGATGACCAACATGATCTGGG ACCAGACGCAGTAGTTGACCCATGGCTGAACTCCCTGTGGAACAAGGTACTGAGTCTGTACCCACTACCTCCTGACAAGGCCATCATCAGTGAACACATCTT GCCTCCTCCAAGATACAAAGTAAAGTTTGTAGATGGAGACCAGGATAGCATCAAtggactacatgtacctacagacAGTAACATCACCGGGCCTTCACAGAATAACCCGTTCTACGCCAGACTGGTGTCCAATGATAGGATCACAGCAGACGACCACTGGCAGGACGTACGACTGATCAAGTTGGATGTGTCTGGATCTGGGCTCAG CCATGCAGCAGGTGATGTAGTGATGATCCAGCCTCCTAACCTGCCTGATGAGGTGCAGACATTCATCCAGCTTCTCAAACTCAACCCTCAGGACAGGGtaatactgcagcagaatgaCCCAG ATGTgcagctgcccccctccctcccccagCCCTGTACCATACAGCACCTAGTGGAACAGTACTGGGACATCCATGCTGTACCCAGGAGATGGTTCTTCACTCTTCTCTCTTACTTTGCTGACGATGAAATGGAGAAAGAGAAATTTCAAGAATTCAGCACTGCTGAAGGCCAG GAGGAGCTGTACTCTTACTGTAACCGTCCCAGGAGAACTACCCTAGAGGTGCTGCAGGACTTTCCTCATGTCATCAACACCATCCCTGTGGACTATCTGTTTGACCTGATCCCACCCATCCAGCCTAGGGCTTTCTCCATAGCTTCATCTCTGAAG GCCCATCCCAATGAAGTGCATGTATTAATGGCTGTGGTGCAGTACCGGACCAAGATGGTTACACCACGTAGGGGGCTCTGCTCAACATGGCTGTCCTCTCTCAACCCTCAGAAag ATGATGTCAGGGTTCCTATGTGGGTCAGGAGGGGCACTATCTCCTTCCCAAAGACACCTGCCACCCCCGTCATCATGGTAGGACCCGGCACAGGGCTGGCACCTTTCAGAGGGTTCATACAGGAACGTACCACTCTTGGGATTGGAG gaaatgttttattcttTGGATGTCGGAACAAGGACAAAGACTTCTTCTGTGCGTCAGAATGGCAGCCACTCGTGGAGAAAGgctttctttctttgtacacTGCATTTTCAAGGGATCAG GAGGAGAAAGTTTATGTTCAGCAGAGAATAAAAGAGAATGGAGCTGTGATCTGGGACCTCATTCATAACCAAGAAGCTTGGATCTTCGTTGCAGG GAATGCCAAACAGATGCCCACTGATGTACAAAGTGCCCTGCAGTCAGTCCTGATGGACCATGGGAACATGGGAGAGACAGAGGCAGACAGATATATCCACTCACTGGAACACAGGCGACGATACCAAGTAGAAGCATGGTCATAA